In the genome of Tsukamurella paurometabola DSM 20162, the window CTCGCGCCGCAACCACCCGCTCGTAACCGTCGTCATCCTGTGTTTCGGCGGCATGGTCGCCGCGCTCATGCAATCGCTGGTGATCCCCATCCAGCCCGAGCTACCCCAGCTGCTCAACACCTCGACCGCCAACGCCTCCTGGGTGATCACCGCGACCCTGCTCGCCGCCGCCGTCGCCATGCCGGTCGGCGGGCGCCTCGCCGATATGACCGGTAAACGCCCCGTCCTCATCCTCAGTGCCGCTCTCCTGGTGGCCGGATCGCTCGCCGCCGCGCTGTCCGATGGTCTGGTGATGATGCTCGTCGGTCGCGTGCTGCAGGGTCTCGCGATGGCGTTCATCCCGGTCGGTATCAGCATGATGCGTGAGGTGACCCCGCCGTCGATGACGGCCACCGCCGTCGCCGCGATGAGCGCCACCCTCGGCGTGGGCGGTGCCATCGGCCTACCGCTCTCGGCCTGGATCGCCCAGACCTACGACTGGCACATGTTGTTCTGGGTCTCCTCCGTGCTCGCGGCGCTGATCCTCGCGGCGGTGGTCTTCGTGCTGCCCAACGGCGCGCCCGGCGTCGGCGGCCGGATCGACGTGATCGGCACCGTCGGGTTGGCCGTCGGCCTGGTCGGCGCGCTCGTCGCGATCAGCAAGGGCAACGACTGGGGCTGGACCTCGGTGGGCACCCTCACGCTGGGCCTCGGCGGCGTGGTGGTCCTGGTGGCCTGGGGCGCCTACGAACTCCGGCACGACGATCCGCTGGTCGATCTGCGCACCTCCGCGCGGCCGCGGGTGCTCATCACCAACATCGCGACCATCACCATCGGCTTCGGGATGATGGCCATGATGCTGTGCGTCCCGCAGATCATGGAGTACCCCACCGCCACCGGCTTCGGCCTGGGCAAGTCGCTGCTCGAAGCGGGGCTGTGGATGATGCCGGGCGGCATCATGATGATGATCTTCGCCCCGGTCTCCAGCATCCTGATCCGCAAGATCGGCCCCACCTACACCCTGGCCATCGGCGCGCTGGTGGTCTCGCTGGGCTACGTGCTCGCCTACCTGATGATGGACGCGGCGTGGAAGCTGTCGTTGGCCAGCATCGTCGGCACGGTCGGTGTCGCCATCGCCTACGCCGCCATGCCCACCATCATCATGTCGGCGGTGCCGCAGAACGAGACCGGTGCCGCGATCGGCCTCAATGCGCTGATGCGCTCGCTCGGTACCACCATCTGCTCGGCTGTGGCCGCCGCGATCATCTCCGCGAAGTCGGTCACCATGGCGGGGCACGTTGTCCCCACCGCCGGCGCCTTCCAGACCATCTTCGTAGTCGCCGCCGTCGCCGCTCTGGCCGCCGCCGTGATCGCGGTCTTCATCCCGCGCGGCACCACCGGCGAGGCTGGCGTTCCGGCGCCGGAGATGGCGGGAAGTACCGCGCGCGACTGAGTAGTCGTACGCATCCGGCGGCGGGCCGGGCGCGGGATCGTTGAGGTATGACCGCAACCGAATCCCGGATCGCCCGGCTCGCCGCCGAGTTGGATGTGACCGTGCGCCGCCTCCAGTGGATGCAGGTGGAACTAGGACGGATCGCCACCGACGTGCGCTCCCCGCTTCCGCCGACATCGCAGCCGCCGCGTCCCGTCGCTTCACCGGCGCCCGGTCCGGCGCCGGTCGCAGCCGCCGCCTGGCCGCCGCCCCCGGGGTCTGCGCAGACCATGTTCCCGCAGCCGGTGCCTGCTCAGTCGATGCCTTCGCGGCTGACGCTCCCCGGGGCGCCGCAGCCGACGCCGTCCGGTGCCTCGCCATTCACCGTGGGCCGGGTGCTCGCCGGTGCCGGTGTGTTCGTCACCCTCGTCGGAGTGGCGCTGCTGCTCGTTCTCGCCGCACAGGCCGGTCTGCTCGGGCCGGCGGTGCGGGTGGGTCTCGGCGGCGCGCTGGCCGTCGGCTTGTTCGGTGGGGCCCTCTGGATGCACCAGCGGCCGGGCGGTTCGGTGGGCGCGAACGCGCTGGCCGCCACTGCCGTTGCAGCGGCCTACCTCGATATCGTCGCGATCACCGGGATCTACCACTGGGTGCACCCGGCGGCCGGGCTCGCGGTGTCAGGGCTGATCGCGCTCGGCGGTCTCGCGCTCGCCTCACGGTGGAACTCGCAATGGTTGGGCATCGCCGTCTTCGCTCCGATCTATCTGCTCGCCCCGCCGCTCGCCGAATCCGGCTATCTACTCGGCGGATTCGTCGTGATTCTCGCCATCGCCTCGATCGGCGTGCGCCGGCCCGCCGATTGGCAGTGGTTGCACCTGATCCGTTCCGTCGGCACCTCCGCCACACTCGTGGTCCTCGCCGCGCTGGCCGGGCCGACTGAGGCGCTCCCGGCGCTCGGTGCGGCCGTTCTGGCGGCGATGGTAGGGCTGCTGGCCGCCGCTGATCCCGCCGCTCGGTCGGCCCGGGCCTGGCCACTGGTGTGGGGTGGGGTGACGGCCGCCCTGCCCGTGCTCGCCGCGGTGCCCGCCGCGCCGGAATGGGCGGCCGGTGGTGCCGTCGCCGCGCTGACCGCGTCGGCGATCGCGATCGGGTTGCTCCCCGGCACTGTGCGCACGGTGCGCGCGGTGTGGTTCGCCGCCGGTGCGATCGCCGCGCTGGTGGGCGTGTGCGTGCTGGTGCCCTTCGTGTGGGTTCCCGCCGCCCTGCTCGCGCTCGGCACGACCGCCCTGCTCGCCTCGGGCCGCGATCCCGTGGCCGCCTGGTGCGGCTGCGCGCTGGGCGGTATCGGCGTTGTGCTCGCGGCCGGGGTCTTCGGGCCCACCGTCGCGGCCACTTCGTCGGAGACGGTGCGCGCGGCCGGTACCGCTGCGGTTCTGGCCGCGTCGGCGCTCGGCATCGCGTTCGGTACGGCCGTGGTGTCGCGGATCCCGGCGGTGACTCCCGCGGGTCGGCGTACCGCCGCGCTCATCACCGGGAGCATCGTCGTGCTGTGTTCGGTCACCGCGCTGCTGGTGAATGCCGGTTGGGCGCTCGGCGGTGCGGACGGGATGCGCTGGGGCCACGGCCTGGCCACCGTCACCTGGATGACGGTGGGCGCCGCCGCGGTGCTGCTCCGCCGCCCGGATGCCGGGCACGCCACCACCGTGGCGGGACTGGTGATGATCGGGGCGGCAGTGGCCAAGCTCTTCCTGTTCGACCTGGCCTCGCTCGACGGTGCCGTGCGCGTGATCGCCTTCCTGGCCGTCGGTGTCGCACTCCTGGCGGTGGGTGCGATCTACGCGGCGCGCGGCGAGCGCTCGGACGGCGATGCCGGTTGACCCGCGAACGGTCCGGGAATCAGGCCTCCGTCGCGCGTCGCCAGGCCCGCGGTGGTACGCCGAACCGGCGGGCGAAGGCGCGGCTGAACCCTGCTTCGGACCCGTAACCCACGGTGCGCCCCACGTCACCGACCGGCAACGCGGAATCGCGCAGCAACTCCGCGGCTCGGTCCAATCGGCGGTCCGCGACGTAGCCGGCAGGGGCCACGCCGAGCAGCCGGGTGAACCGGGCGGCGAAAGCCGACCGCGAGAGCAGTGCGATCCGCGCCAGCTCGGCCACCGTCCACTGTCGCTCGGGATGGGCGTGGATCGCGGTCAACGCCGGACCGATGTGCTGGTCCATCGCCGCTGTGAGCCACCCCGGCCTTGACGTGGAACCCGTTGCCGCCCAGTGTCGCAGTGCGTGAATGAACAGTAGGTCGAGGATTCGGGCGGACATCACGTCGCCGCCCGGCCGCGGCAGACGCGCTTCATCGAGCAGTAGATCCATACTCAGCGGCAGCCACTGCGATCCGGGGTCGTCTGCCGCGCACCGGATCACCGGTGGAAGCACCGCGAGAACGGGATCGGCCACCGGTGAGTCGACGTCGAATTCTCCACGCACCCATTCGGTTTCACCACGGCCGCGAACGCTGTGATCGTCGCCGCGGGCCAGGAGTAGGAGGTCGCCGGGATTCAACCCGACCTGCTGGTCGGCCACCGTCACCGTGAGACCGGCAGTCACGGCGAGGTACACCACGCGCCGACCCGAGGCGCGATGGGTGAAGCCGTGTGCGCGTGCGAAGCGCGCCGCGCGGACGCCACGCAGGCGTACCGATCGCAAAAGTTCCGACAGGGCATCCGGTGGTGCATCTGGACGATCTGCAAAGAACTGCATCGAATCAGGCATGTTGATTGACTGAACATCCTTCTACTCTGGGTTGGGCACAGCATAGTGTTCAACTGACCGAAGGGCATACGCAATGACTGACAAGCCGACCATCGTCCTCGTTCATGGGTTCTGGGGCGGCGCCGCTCACTGGGCCGGAGTGATCGTCGAACTCCGCAAGCGGGGCTACCCCGAGCTTCGGGCGGTGGAGAACCCGTTGACCTCCCTGCAGGACGACGCCGAGCGCACCCGGAAGATGGTGGCGCAGGTGGAGGGGCCGGTGATCTTGGTGGGGCACTCGTACGGCGGTGCCGTGATCACCGAAGCCGGCAACCAGCCGAACGTGGTGGGGCTGGTGTACGTCGCCGCGTTCGCCCCGGATGCGGGGGAGAGCCCCGGCGGGATCACTCAGGAGAACCCGCCGGCCGGTGCCGCGGCGCTTGCTCCCGATTCCGACGGCTACCTGTGGATCAAGCAGGATCTGTTCCACGAGAATTTCGCTCAGGATCTGTCGGCCGATGATGCGCTGGTCATGGCGGTCACCCAGAAGGCGCCGCTGGCATCCACGTTCGGCGATGCGGTCACCGATCCGGCCTGGCGGCACAAGCCGAGCTGGTACCAGGTGTCGACGGAGGATCGGATGATCCACCCCGACAACGAGCGGCGCATGGCCGAACGGATCAATCCGCGCGGTGTCATCGAATTGGACGCCAGTCATGCCTCGCTGGCTTCGCACCCGGCGGCGATCGCCGATCTGATCGACGCCGCCGTAGCGGGGACCGCGAGCTAGTCGCCGTAGCGGGGACCGCGAGCTAGTCGCCCGGATTCTCTTCGCCGCAGAGGTATTCACCCACCTGGCAGGTGGCGACCTCGGCGCGGAGCACGGCCCGCTGGGTGGGGCGGGCGTCGCAGTAGCGGCGCCCGCCCTCCTCGGTGATCGCGGTGAACACCGACCGCCGGTCGGATGAGCACATCGTCCGGATGGCGAGGCCGTCGCGTTCGAGCCGGGCGACCAGGCGTGAGAGAGCGGATTGGGACAGGTGGACCCGATCGGCGAGGTCGGCCATGCGCAGTCCGCTCGCGCCGGCGCGTGAGAGCTGTTCGAGGACCTCGAATTCGGATGAGGTCAGGTCGTGGGCGCTGAGTGCCCGGTCGAGTGCGCAGGACATCCGCGAGTAGTCGCGCATCAGCTGATGCCACTGCGCGGCCAGCGCCTCGTCCGCTGCGGAATCCGCCGAGGCCGGGGATGCGGGCCGGGGCGTGATGCCGCTTTTGACCGTCATGGCCACATGCTACACCGGACCCGCGCAAAATATTCCTGAGAAATAAATGTAGACACATTCAATGCATGCGCATAGAGTTCTCGCTCGTGACCACCACACACGAGAACCCGACCGCACCCACCGGGCCCGGCGCATCGTCGCTGCACGTGACGTCGCCGACCGGATGGACCTCACGCACCTGGCTCCTGTTGCTCGTCCTCTGCGGCGCGCTCTTCCTGGACGCCCTCGATATCTCGATGGTGGGTGTGGCACTGCCCTCCATCAAAGCGTCACTCGGCATGGAACCCGCTGCCCTGCAGTGGATCGTCTCGGGCTATGTGCTCGGGTACGGCGGACTGCTGCTGCTCGGCGGCCGCGCCGCCGATCTGCTCGGCCGGCGACCGGTGTTCCTCGGCGCCGTGCTGGTCTTCGGTATCGCGTCCGTCGCGACCGCGTTCATCGACGTACCGGCGGTGCTGATCGCACTGCGTTTCGTCAAGGGTGTGGCCGCAGCCTTCACCGTGCCCGCGGGCCTGTCGATCATCACCACCACGTTCGCCGAGGGGCCCGCCCGCAACAAGGCCTTCTCCATCTACACCGTGTGCGGTGCCTCCGGCTTCTCGCTCGGCCTCGTCTTCGGGGGTCTGCTCACCGAGGTGTCCTATCGCCTCACGCTGCTCTTCCCCGGACCCGTCGCCCTGGCGCTGGTCGTGCTCGGCTGGAAGGTGATCCCGAAGACCGCGCCGGCGGAGAAATTCACCATGCGGCGCTTCGATGTGGCCGGCGCTCTCACTTCGACCGGCGCGTTGCTGATCCTCGTCTACACCGTGGTGCAGGCGCCGGGCCTGGGATGGACTTCGGCCACCGTGCTCACTCTGTTCACCGTCTCGGCGCTGCTCGCCGTGGCCTTCGTGGTGATCGAGATCAAGCACCCGCACCCGCTGGTGCGCCTGTCGATCCTGAAGTCGGTGCGGCTGGTGCACGCGAACCTCGCCGGGTTCGTCATGTTCGG includes:
- a CDS encoding MFS transporter, with translation MTSNVSAADPSATHDIGASRRNHPLVTVVILCFGGMVAALMQSLVIPIQPELPQLLNTSTANASWVITATLLAAAVAMPVGGRLADMTGKRPVLILSAALLVAGSLAAALSDGLVMMLVGRVLQGLAMAFIPVGISMMREVTPPSMTATAVAAMSATLGVGGAIGLPLSAWIAQTYDWHMLFWVSSVLAALILAAVVFVLPNGAPGVGGRIDVIGTVGLAVGLVGALVAISKGNDWGWTSVGTLTLGLGGVVVLVAWGAYELRHDDPLVDLRTSARPRVLITNIATITIGFGMMAMMLCVPQIMEYPTATGFGLGKSLLEAGLWMMPGGIMMMIFAPVSSILIRKIGPTYTLAIGALVVSLGYVLAYLMMDAAWKLSLASIVGTVGVAIAYAAMPTIIMSAVPQNETGAAIGLNALMRSLGTTICSAVAAAIISAKSVTMAGHVVPTAGAFQTIFVVAAVAALAAAVIAVFIPRGTTGEAGVPAPEMAGSTARD
- a CDS encoding DUF2339 domain-containing protein, whose translation is MTATESRIARLAAELDVTVRRLQWMQVELGRIATDVRSPLPPTSQPPRPVASPAPGPAPVAAAAWPPPPGSAQTMFPQPVPAQSMPSRLTLPGAPQPTPSGASPFTVGRVLAGAGVFVTLVGVALLLVLAAQAGLLGPAVRVGLGGALAVGLFGGALWMHQRPGGSVGANALAATAVAAAYLDIVAITGIYHWVHPAAGLAVSGLIALGGLALASRWNSQWLGIAVFAPIYLLAPPLAESGYLLGGFVVILAIASIGVRRPADWQWLHLIRSVGTSATLVVLAALAGPTEALPALGAAVLAAMVGLLAAADPAARSARAWPLVWGGVTAALPVLAAVPAAPEWAAGGAVAALTASAIAIGLLPGTVRTVRAVWFAAGAIAALVGVCVLVPFVWVPAALLALGTTALLASGRDPVAAWCGCALGGIGVVLAAGVFGPTVAATSSETVRAAGTAAVLAASALGIAFGTAVVSRIPAVTPAGRRTAALITGSIVVLCSVTALLVNAGWALGGADGMRWGHGLATVTWMTVGAAAVLLRRPDAGHATTVAGLVMIGAAVAKLFLFDLASLDGAVRVIAFLAVGVALLAVGAIYAARGERSDGDAG
- a CDS encoding helix-turn-helix transcriptional regulator, translated to MPDSMQFFADRPDAPPDALSELLRSVRLRGVRAARFARAHGFTHRASGRRVVYLAVTAGLTVTVADQQVGLNPGDLLLLARGDDHSVRGRGETEWVRGEFDVDSPVADPVLAVLPPVIRCAADDPGSQWLPLSMDLLLDEARLPRPGGDVMSARILDLLFIHALRHWAATGSTSRPGWLTAAMDQHIGPALTAIHAHPERQWTVAELARIALLSRSAFAARFTRLLGVAPAGYVADRRLDRAAELLRDSALPVGDVGRTVGYGSEAGFSRAFARRFGVPPRAWRRATEA
- a CDS encoding alpha/beta hydrolase, translating into MTDKPTIVLVHGFWGGAAHWAGVIVELRKRGYPELRAVENPLTSLQDDAERTRKMVAQVEGPVILVGHSYGGAVITEAGNQPNVVGLVYVAAFAPDAGESPGGITQENPPAGAAALAPDSDGYLWIKQDLFHENFAQDLSADDALVMAVTQKAPLASTFGDAVTDPAWRHKPSWYQVSTEDRMIHPDNERRMAERINPRGVIELDASHASLASHPAAIADLIDAAVAGTAS
- a CDS encoding MarR family winged helix-turn-helix transcriptional regulator, with the protein product MTVKSGITPRPASPASADSAADEALAAQWHQLMRDYSRMSCALDRALSAHDLTSSEFEVLEQLSRAGASGLRMADLADRVHLSQSALSRLVARLERDGLAIRTMCSSDRRSVFTAITEEGGRRYCDARPTQRAVLRAEVATCQVGEYLCGEENPGD
- a CDS encoding MFS transporter encodes the protein MRIEFSLVTTTHENPTAPTGPGASSLHVTSPTGWTSRTWLLLLVLCGALFLDALDISMVGVALPSIKASLGMEPAALQWIVSGYVLGYGGLLLLGGRAADLLGRRPVFLGAVLVFGIASVATAFIDVPAVLIALRFVKGVAAAFTVPAGLSIITTTFAEGPARNKAFSIYTVCGASGFSLGLVFGGLLTEVSYRLTLLFPGPVALALVVLGWKVIPKTAPAEKFTMRRFDVAGALTSTGALLILVYTVVQAPGLGWTSATVLTLFTVSALLAVAFVVIEIKHPHPLVRLSILKSVRLVHANLAGFVMFGGYAAFQFLVTLYVQDSLGWSPVAMSLAFLSAGLLVVASATKIDAVLDRVNSTVLVAVGLLAFLGAYAWFLRAEPGASYWVFLFPTILLLGVGFALTFPAVNSQATEGVDDDEQGLASGLLNTFIQVGGAVMMAVVTAITTSGHIAAEPGQLLPGMTTAVAVIVGLTLIGIAGTAAVLGLARPRALTEPDAVAAPTVPRP